In the Ilumatobacteraceae bacterium genome, one interval contains:
- a CDS encoding glycoside hydrolase family 30 beta sandwich domain-containing protein codes for MTEQPTERGNTFLEFSVLVTAVAVLMLAVLELHVKPQAALADGPAVASADGIERVAPVDSWTVTATSPIDGSRRLAAVGTGSSAPATRSVRIDLDEIGQEWMGVGGAFTDVSVDLLAADGDALGLLFDPSRADGAQLDLGRLPLSATDFSATAWTWGWDARSRVATPTAEARRAADVTIAAFELQPDLGLVATPWTAPDSMIASDGGLATDAQADYAALLRQQVEWLLATGAPIDAISLANEPGHLADYPSMTISDEQLVDLARTVRPALDANGVDLWAVDHNWADRDRVDTVIDGADFDAAAFHCYEGTPDQMAGLSVPAVVTECTGTDDNWTSTFGWDSRVLVTESIRAGASGLLMWNLAQTPDTVTLPGGCDNCRGLLTIDPAAGTVAPGPEFFTLAHLSRAADPGAVRVGTNRVDRFPTVAFVNPDGTVGVFGHNDTDASQVVEIETTAGDRTAFTIGPWEMFSIRH; via the coding sequence ATGACCGAGCAGCCGACCGAACGAGGGAACACGTTCCTCGAGTTTTCCGTCCTCGTGACGGCGGTCGCGGTGCTCATGCTCGCCGTCCTCGAACTGCACGTGAAGCCGCAGGCTGCGCTCGCCGACGGCCCCGCCGTCGCCTCGGCCGACGGGATCGAACGAGTCGCTCCGGTCGACAGCTGGACCGTCACGGCCACGTCGCCGATCGACGGCTCGCGGCGTCTCGCCGCCGTCGGTACCGGGAGTTCCGCTCCGGCCACGCGATCGGTGCGGATCGACCTCGACGAGATCGGCCAGGAGTGGATGGGCGTGGGCGGGGCCTTCACCGACGTGTCGGTCGACCTGCTCGCCGCCGACGGCGATGCGCTCGGCCTGCTGTTCGACCCGAGCCGCGCCGACGGCGCACAACTCGACCTCGGACGCCTGCCGCTGTCCGCCACCGACTTCTCCGCGACCGCGTGGACCTGGGGGTGGGACGCCCGCTCCCGGGTCGCCACGCCGACGGCCGAGGCCCGCAGGGCCGCCGACGTCACCATCGCAGCGTTCGAGCTGCAGCCCGACCTCGGCCTCGTCGCGACACCGTGGACGGCGCCCGACTCGATGATCGCCTCCGATGGCGGCCTCGCAACCGACGCCCAAGCGGACTACGCCGCTCTCCTCCGACAGCAGGTCGAGTGGTTGCTCGCCACCGGCGCACCGATCGATGCCATCAGCCTCGCCAACGAGCCCGGCCACCTGGCCGACTACCCCTCGATGACGATCTCCGACGAACAGTTGGTCGACCTGGCTCGCACGGTGCGACCGGCCCTCGACGCCAACGGCGTCGACCTCTGGGCGGTCGACCACAACTGGGCCGACCGTGACCGTGTCGACACCGTCATCGACGGCGCCGACTTCGACGCCGCTGCATTCCACTGCTACGAGGGCACCCCCGACCAGATGGCAGGTCTGTCGGTGCCGGCCGTCGTGACCGAGTGCACCGGCACCGACGACAACTGGACGAGCACGTTCGGGTGGGACAGCAGGGTGCTCGTCACCGAATCGATCCGAGCCGGGGCGTCGGGGCTGCTCATGTGGAACCTCGCCCAGACCCCTGACACCGTCACGTTGCCGGGCGGTTGCGACAACTGCCGCGGTCTGCTGACCATCGATCCCGCCGCCGGTACGGTCGCACCCGGCCCCGAGTTCTTCACGCTCGCCCACCTGTCACGGGCGGCCGACCCCGGTGCCGTCCGTGTGGGAACCAACCGGGTCGACCGGTTTCCGACCGTGGCGTTCGTCAACCCCGACGGCACCGTCGGCGTCTTCGGTCACAACGACACCGACGCGTCGCAGGTCGTCGAGATCGAGACGACCGCCGGCGACCGCACCGCGTTCACGATCGGCCCGTGGGAGATGTTCTCCATCCGGCACTGA
- a CDS encoding fructosamine kinase family protein codes for MRLVEAIAATLDVAVVATSGVTGGDVAESHRFELADGRTVFVKTHRDPPTHFFTTEAAGLEWLRAAAAASVPEVLSVSDGDEDVPPHLALPWIETGRSRGSDAEFGRSLARLHRSGAPHFGRADRRTTGSRALPNEPCDTWTEFLSTQRLQPLIGLAADAGALAPTTLEGIRWISEHLDELGVPREPPARLHGDLWAGNRLIDVTGTSWLIDPAAHGGHREFDLAMMRLFGGFGIECFEAYDQEYALGDGWRERLPLHQLAPLTVHAIKFGGGYATATDEAVRSVRRNLG; via the coding sequence ATGCGCCTCGTCGAGGCCATCGCCGCGACGCTCGACGTGGCGGTCGTCGCGACATCCGGCGTCACGGGTGGCGACGTCGCCGAGTCCCACCGATTCGAGTTGGCCGACGGTCGAACCGTCTTCGTGAAGACACATCGCGACCCGCCGACGCACTTCTTCACCACCGAAGCTGCCGGGCTGGAGTGGCTCCGGGCGGCGGCGGCCGCGTCGGTGCCCGAGGTGCTGTCGGTGTCCGACGGCGACGAGGACGTTCCACCGCACCTCGCGCTGCCCTGGATCGAGACGGGCCGTTCCCGGGGCTCCGACGCAGAGTTCGGACGCTCGCTCGCCCGGCTGCACCGCTCGGGCGCCCCACACTTCGGGCGCGCCGATCGACGGACGACGGGAAGCCGTGCCCTGCCGAACGAACCGTGCGACACGTGGACCGAGTTCTTGTCCACCCAACGGCTGCAGCCACTGATCGGGCTCGCGGCCGACGCCGGAGCACTGGCTCCGACGACACTCGAGGGGATCCGGTGGATCTCCGAGCACCTCGACGAACTCGGCGTGCCACGTGAACCCCCGGCACGTCTGCACGGCGACCTCTGGGCCGGCAATCGGTTGATCGACGTCACCGGAACGTCGTGGCTGATCGATCCGGCCGCTCACGGAGGGCATCGCGAGTTCGATCTGGCCATGATGCGGCTGTTCGGCGGCTTCGGCATCGAGTGCTTCGAGGCATACGACCAGGAGTACGCGCTGGGCGACGGCTGGCGCGAACGGCTCCCGCTGCACCAGTTGGCGCCGCTCACGGTCCACGCGATCAAGTTCGGCGGCGGGTACGCGACGGCGACCGACGAAGCGGTCCGATCGGTGCGACGAAACCTCGGCTGA
- the acs gene encoding acetate--CoA ligase — protein MTEEHHDTIDALMAEHRKFPPSEAFRSGSLVSDTSLYDEAEDDEGFWARQAGALRWTKEWDTILDWQLPNAKWFVGGELNVADNCLDRHVEAGFGDRVAIHWEGEPGDTRTITYSDLLDEVSKFANVLKGLGATKGDRVMIYMPMIPEAAVAMLACARIGAPHSVVFGGFSAQSLSDRIDDADAKLLITADGGYRRGEVFPLKPACDEAVENTSTIEHVVVVKRGGNDVTMVDGRDHWYHDLMDGASADCPAEPMDSEDLLFLLYTSGTTGKPKGIMHTMGGYLTHVAFTHKYVFDLHPATDVFWCTADVGWITGHSYIVYGPLANGCTQVMYEGVPNYPANDRFWEIIEKYGVTKFYTAPTAIRTFMKWGADEPAKHDLSSLQLLGTVGEPINPEAWMWYREHIGGGNCPIVDTWWQTETGGIMISPLPGATTTKPGSATFPLPGVTAELVDDDANTVSNGGGYLTLTRPWPGMLRGIWGDPQRFSDTYWSRFPGRYFAGDGAKLDDDGYLWLLGRVDDVMNVSGHRISTTEVESALVSHPSVAEAAVVGATDATTGQAVFAYVILRGGADVSVADLRDHVAHEIGAIAKPKAIFITPDLPKTRSGKIMRRLLRDVAEGRNIGDTTTLADASIVDELQSRAAGGGGDE, from the coding sequence ATGACCGAGGAGCACCATGACACGATCGACGCGCTGATGGCGGAGCACCGGAAGTTTCCGCCGTCGGAGGCATTCCGCTCGGGCTCGCTCGTGAGTGACACGTCGCTCTACGACGAGGCCGAGGACGACGAGGGTTTCTGGGCTCGTCAGGCCGGTGCCCTCCGCTGGACCAAGGAATGGGACACGATCCTCGACTGGCAGTTGCCGAACGCCAAGTGGTTCGTCGGCGGCGAACTCAACGTCGCCGACAACTGCCTCGATCGTCACGTCGAGGCCGGCTTCGGGGATCGGGTCGCGATCCACTGGGAGGGCGAACCGGGTGACACGCGCACCATCACGTACTCCGATCTGCTCGACGAGGTGTCGAAGTTCGCCAACGTCCTGAAGGGACTCGGGGCGACCAAGGGCGATCGGGTCATGATCTACATGCCGATGATCCCGGAAGCGGCGGTGGCCATGCTCGCGTGCGCCCGCATCGGCGCGCCTCACAGCGTCGTGTTCGGCGGGTTCTCCGCCCAATCGCTGTCCGACCGCATCGACGACGCCGACGCAAAGCTGCTGATCACCGCCGATGGCGGGTACCGGCGCGGCGAGGTGTTCCCGCTCAAGCCGGCGTGCGACGAAGCCGTCGAGAACACCTCGACCATCGAGCACGTCGTCGTCGTCAAGCGTGGTGGCAACGACGTGACGATGGTCGACGGTCGGGACCACTGGTACCACGACCTGATGGACGGCGCGTCCGCCGACTGCCCGGCCGAGCCGATGGACTCCGAGGACCTGCTGTTCCTGCTCTACACCAGCGGGACCACGGGCAAGCCGAAGGGCATCATGCACACGATGGGTGGCTACCTCACCCACGTCGCCTTCACCCACAAGTACGTGTTCGACCTGCATCCGGCGACCGACGTCTTCTGGTGCACGGCCGACGTGGGTTGGATCACGGGTCACAGCTACATCGTCTACGGCCCCCTGGCCAACGGATGCACCCAGGTGATGTACGAGGGTGTTCCCAACTACCCGGCCAACGACCGCTTCTGGGAGATCATCGAGAAGTACGGCGTCACGAAGTTCTACACCGCACCGACGGCGATCCGCACGTTCATGAAGTGGGGAGCCGACGAGCCGGCCAAGCACGATCTGTCGTCGTTGCAGTTGCTCGGTACCGTCGGTGAGCCGATCAACCCCGAGGCGTGGATGTGGTACCGCGAGCACATCGGCGGCGGGAACTGCCCGATCGTCGACACCTGGTGGCAGACGGAGACGGGCGGCATCATGATCAGTCCCCTGCCGGGTGCGACCACCACGAAGCCCGGCTCGGCCACGTTCCCGCTGCCGGGGGTGACGGCGGAACTCGTCGACGACGACGCGAACACGGTGAGCAACGGTGGCGGCTACCTCACGCTCACCCGGCCATGGCCGGGCATGCTCCGAGGGATCTGGGGTGACCCGCAGCGCTTCAGCGACACGTACTGGTCGCGGTTCCCGGGCCGCTACTTCGCCGGCGACGGAGCCAAGCTCGACGACGACGGCTATCTCTGGCTGCTCGGCCGCGTCGACGACGTCATGAACGTCTCCGGCCACCGAATCTCGACGACCGAGGTGGAGTCGGCCCTCGTCTCGCACCCGTCCGTCGCCGAGGCCGCCGTCGTCGGAGCCACCGACGCCACGACGGGTCAAGCGGTGTTCGCATACGTCATCCTGCGTGGTGGTGCCGACGTCTCGGTCGCGGATCTCCGCGACCACGTCGCGCACGAAATCGGGGCGATCGCGAAGCCGAAGGCGATCTTCATCACCCCGGACCTGCCCAAGACGCGGTCGGGCAAGATCATGCGGCGGCTGCTCCGCGACGTGGCCGAGGGTCGCAACATCGGCGACACCACCACACTCGCCGACGCATCGATCGTCGACGAACTCCAGAGCCGAGCCGCCGGCGGGGGTGGCGATGAGTGA
- a CDS encoding YajQ family cyclic di-GMP-binding protein, with the protein MPSFDVVSEVDRQEVRNAVDQASREIANRFDFKNTNSSIEQNELVLTLATVSEDRLDALRTVLEEKLVKRGVSLRGVEYGDVQEASHDTVRQVVTIKVGISSDKAKEINKLIKAEGPKGVQSQTQGETVRVSSKKRDHLQDVMALLKNGDLGIPLQFNNFRD; encoded by the coding sequence ATGCCCAGTTTCGATGTCGTCTCCGAAGTCGATCGCCAGGAAGTCCGCAACGCCGTCGACCAAGCAAGTCGCGAAATCGCGAACCGCTTCGACTTCAAGAACACGAACTCGTCGATCGAGCAGAACGAGCTCGTGCTCACGCTCGCCACCGTCAGCGAAGACCGCCTCGACGCGCTCCGGACGGTGCTCGAGGAGAAGCTCGTGAAGCGCGGGGTCTCCCTGCGCGGCGTCGAGTACGGCGACGTCCAGGAGGCATCGCACGACACGGTCCGTCAGGTCGTCACGATCAAGGTCGGCATCTCCAGCGACAAGGCCAAGGAGATCAACAAGCTGATCAAGGCCGAGGGACCGAAGGGCGTGCAGAGTCAGACGCAGGGCGAAACGGTTCGCGTCTCCAGCAAGAAGCGTGACCATCTGCAAGATGTCATGGCGCTCCTGAAGAACGGCGATCTCGGCATTCCGCTGCAGTTCAACAACTTCCGCGACTGA
- a CDS encoding IS481 family transposase, with the protein MSKRQQVILSVVLEGRSQAEVARSYQVSTATVSRWVARYRTDGDTAFQPRSRRPHTSPNRLTDELIELIVNLRDQLDSNGLDAGPATISWHLEQHHDTHVSISTIRRHLIAARRITTNPRKRPRSSYTRFQAELPNQMWQTDMTHWPLANGTTGAEILTWLDDHSRYALSVTAHRTVTAPIVVTTFDHACDQHQHPASVLSDNGLYYTARFSRGGTNGPNRFEQHLIDLGIEQKHSRPNHPTTCGKVERFQQTLKKWLTQQPAATTLDELQHQLDTFTNIYNHHRPHRSLNRRTPTQAYTTLPKASPGQPTHTWRTRTDRVDTTGRVTLRHNGRLHHIGIGRTHTGTPITMLIHNLDIRIIHATTGELLRHLTLDPTRDYQPTGKPKNPPRKHKHPNP; encoded by the coding sequence GTGTCGAAGCGTCAGCAGGTGATCTTGTCCGTTGTGCTCGAGGGCCGCTCTCAAGCTGAGGTCGCCCGCTCCTACCAGGTATCGACAGCCACCGTGTCACGGTGGGTCGCCCGCTACCGCACCGACGGTGACACCGCGTTCCAACCCCGATCACGCCGCCCACACACCTCACCGAACCGGCTCACAGATGAACTGATCGAACTGATCGTGAACCTCCGCGACCAGCTCGACTCGAATGGTCTCGATGCCGGCCCCGCCACCATCAGCTGGCACCTCGAACAACACCACGACACACACGTATCGATCTCCACGATCCGCCGCCACCTGATCGCCGCCCGACGCATCACCACGAACCCACGCAAACGACCCCGCTCGTCCTACACCCGGTTCCAAGCCGAACTCCCCAACCAGATGTGGCAAACCGACATGACCCACTGGCCCCTCGCCAACGGCACCACCGGCGCCGAGATCCTCACCTGGCTCGACGACCACTCCCGCTACGCACTCTCCGTCACCGCCCACCGCACCGTCACCGCCCCGATCGTCGTCACCACCTTCGATCACGCCTGCGACCAGCACCAACACCCCGCCAGCGTCCTCTCCGACAACGGCCTCTACTACACCGCCCGGTTCTCCCGCGGCGGCACCAACGGCCCCAACCGATTCGAACAACACCTCATCGACCTCGGCATCGAACAAAAACACTCACGCCCCAACCACCCCACCACCTGCGGCAAAGTCGAACGCTTCCAACAAACCCTCAAGAAATGGCTCACCCAACAACCAGCCGCCACCACCCTCGACGAACTCCAGCACCAACTCGACACCTTCACCAACATCTACAACCACCACCGCCCCCACCGCTCCCTCAACCGCCGCACCCCCACACAGGCCTACACCACACTCCCCAAAGCCAGCCCAGGACAACCCACCCACACCTGGCGCACACGCACCGACCGCGTCGACACAACCGGACGCGTCACCCTCCGCCACAACGGCCGCCTCCACCACATCGGCATCGGCCGAACCCACACCGGCACACCCATCACCATGCTCATCCACAACCTCGACATCCGCATCATCCACGCCACCACCGGCGAACTCCTCCGCCACCTCACCCTCGACCCCACACGCGACTACCAACCCACCGGCAAACCAAAGAACCCACCCCGAAAACACAAACACCCGAACCCCTGA
- a CDS encoding AAA family ATPase — MNDNDETTPPATVGWTVNVRGPLRLDHDGTPVDLRPKERSVLAALVVTHPVPADTDRIASLIWGHAVPGSAHKSIQNHIARIRRAAGDAVMTEATGYALAPSVVIDDSSATAGAAVLPDLADTPEVEAQRERIRGRILTDDERALEIAVARGLDGDVIQRLHAAVIDEPYREQRWVLLATAQHTLGDRRQALLTCHAARRHLAEVGLPPGDRLVDLERTILGSDSDGPDTDDPSTVGRPTLHPHFDEPFVGRTDALAHLHEAWDAVATQRRPALVILKGRAGIGKTRLADRFCHEVFERNAATRLVWGRHRSSGGRSSGALIEALLRLLASEPELAAEHAATERTIRLAAGRIGDAADPDDGRDLRRAVVELTRTIARQPTIWFVDDLQWASTDSLALLEEALDGATGPILVIATSRPTDLGNDDAIGALERIVPTRTIWLDPLTVDDVEALIERPDMPAGRRLAEVVHDRTGGLSLYVSEIARAARRHGSPIDPANIPTAIREWVTHRIRALPPADAGLLRLAAVIGRHVDPALLEACSPYDPGEVTARCDELVSDGFLTVGDTVSTLQFSHAITRDIVLDGIGPLERARLHRHIGQTMIERADAGAPDHARIAHHLSRAGEPCSESAAEHAAAAAEQELSDGAWQRASELFRVAVDAVRTPGTRGRSLVGLGRALVCLERFDDAAVVLQEARLSAIADDLPMIEGASALALSGRAGRGAASGSGGSSIDDALRQAIEHLSLTRGREAAVLLSDLERELAFSLLLSDDAAERCELLTRSLTRMRVLDPPSPRPLAAALLGERYAHLDPPAVESRLANIAEVLAMPRRQVGSETLIAAHCYRHEDLIRTGDLAGASRALDAASEIADRYPEPYWRWVITTWRYLRALHAGDLDGAEELAHAAASTRRTVAEAQACLAVNLVNIRLYQGRPGEMMPTLAGAVERHPEIPAYRAVLAFCAAEAGDLDQADDTLRWFDRTGYANLPTDTNRFLALALLGHVAATVRNEAAGRSLRVLLEPYRAHWVVLACYGGGGASWGPTAHVLARLADLAGDRSTAEAEFERALAEARDAPPALARIEQDRLRFTEPAAATTTARQQR, encoded by the coding sequence ATGAACGACAACGACGAAACGACGCCGCCGGCGACGGTGGGCTGGACGGTCAACGTCCGCGGCCCGCTCCGACTGGACCACGACGGGACTCCCGTCGACCTGCGCCCGAAGGAGCGCTCGGTCCTCGCCGCACTCGTCGTGACCCACCCCGTGCCGGCCGACACCGACCGAATCGCCTCGCTGATCTGGGGGCACGCCGTCCCCGGTTCGGCGCACAAGTCGATTCAGAATCACATCGCCCGCATCCGGCGTGCGGCCGGCGACGCCGTGATGACCGAGGCCACCGGATACGCCCTTGCTCCCAGCGTCGTCATCGATGACTCGTCGGCGACGGCCGGCGCCGCCGTGTTGCCGGACCTGGCCGACACCCCCGAGGTCGAGGCGCAACGCGAACGCATCCGCGGTCGCATCCTCACCGACGACGAACGAGCGCTGGAGATCGCCGTCGCCCGAGGCCTCGACGGCGACGTGATCCAGCGACTCCACGCCGCCGTGATCGACGAGCCCTACCGGGAGCAGCGCTGGGTGCTCCTCGCCACGGCTCAGCACACGCTCGGCGATCGCCGCCAGGCGTTGCTGACCTGCCATGCCGCTCGCCGGCACCTCGCCGAAGTCGGCCTGCCGCCCGGCGATCGACTCGTCGACCTCGAACGCACGATCCTCGGCTCCGACTCCGACGGCCCCGACACGGACGACCCCTCGACCGTCGGCCGACCGACGCTGCACCCTCACTTCGACGAACCGTTCGTCGGCAGGACCGACGCCCTGGCGCACCTGCACGAGGCCTGGGACGCTGTCGCCACGCAGCGGCGGCCGGCGCTCGTCATCCTCAAGGGACGCGCCGGCATCGGCAAGACGCGGCTCGCCGACCGGTTCTGCCATGAGGTCTTCGAACGCAACGCTGCGACACGTCTGGTCTGGGGCCGACATCGCAGCTCCGGCGGACGCTCCTCCGGTGCGTTGATCGAGGCCCTCCTCCGACTGCTCGCGTCCGAGCCGGAACTCGCCGCCGAGCACGCCGCCACCGAACGAACGATCCGGCTCGCCGCCGGGCGGATCGGCGACGCGGCCGATCCCGACGATGGACGCGACCTCCGTCGGGCGGTGGTCGAGCTGACCCGCACGATCGCCCGGCAACCGACGATCTGGTTCGTCGACGATCTGCAGTGGGCCTCCACCGATTCGCTCGCGCTGCTCGAGGAGGCCCTCGACGGGGCGACGGGCCCGATCCTCGTCATCGCCACGAGCCGTCCGACCGACCTCGGCAACGACGACGCGATCGGCGCGCTCGAACGGATCGTGCCGACACGGACGATCTGGCTGGACCCGCTGACGGTCGATGACGTGGAGGCGTTGATCGAGCGTCCGGACATGCCGGCCGGCCGCCGGCTCGCCGAGGTGGTCCACGATCGGACCGGGGGCCTGTCGCTCTACGTGAGCGAGATCGCGCGTGCCGCACGACGGCACGGTTCACCGATCGATCCTGCGAACATCCCGACCGCGATCCGGGAATGGGTCACGCATCGCATTCGAGCCCTGCCGCCTGCCGACGCCGGACTGCTGCGCCTCGCTGCCGTGATCGGGCGGCATGTCGATCCGGCGCTCCTCGAGGCCTGCAGCCCGTACGACCCCGGCGAGGTCACCGCCCGATGCGACGAACTCGTGTCCGACGGGTTCCTCACAGTCGGCGACACCGTCTCGACGTTGCAGTTCTCCCACGCGATCACCCGCGACATCGTGCTCGACGGCATCGGCCCACTCGAACGGGCGAGACTGCACCGACACATCGGCCAGACCATGATCGAGCGAGCGGACGCAGGAGCGCCCGATCACGCACGAATCGCTCACCATCTGTCCCGGGCCGGCGAGCCGTGCTCCGAGTCGGCAGCCGAACACGCCGCCGCAGCCGCCGAACAAGAACTCTCCGACGGCGCGTGGCAACGCGCCTCCGAGTTGTTCCGGGTCGCGGTCGACGCGGTACGAACGCCGGGCACCCGTGGCCGCTCACTCGTCGGGCTCGGTCGGGCGCTCGTGTGCCTCGAACGGTTCGACGACGCGGCCGTGGTGTTGCAGGAAGCGCGCCTGTCGGCGATCGCCGACGACCTCCCGATGATCGAGGGAGCCAGCGCGCTGGCGCTCAGCGGGCGAGCCGGGCGCGGCGCGGCGTCCGGTTCCGGCGGGTCGTCGATCGACGACGCGCTGCGACAGGCCATCGAGCACCTGAGCCTCACGCGCGGGCGCGAGGCCGCCGTCCTGCTCAGCGATCTCGAACGCGAACTCGCGTTCAGCCTGCTGCTGAGCGACGACGCCGCGGAGCGTTGCGAACTCCTGACGCGCTCGCTCACCCGGATGCGGGTACTCGATCCACCTTCGCCACGCCCCTTGGCGGCGGCCCTCCTCGGCGAGCGGTACGCACACCTCGATCCCCCGGCGGTCGAGTCGCGACTGGCGAACATCGCCGAGGTGCTGGCGATGCCGCGGCGACAGGTCGGGTCGGAGACCCTCATCGCCGCACACTGCTACCGGCACGAAGATCTGATCCGCACCGGTGACCTGGCCGGCGCGTCCCGGGCACTCGACGCCGCGTCGGAGATCGCCGACCGCTATCCGGAGCCGTACTGGCGCTGGGTGATCACGACCTGGCGATATCTCCGGGCGCTCCACGCCGGCGACCTCGACGGAGCCGAGGAACTGGCGCACGCGGCGGCGTCCACCCGTCGCACGGTCGCCGAGGCCCAGGCCTGTCTCGCGGTGAACCTGGTCAACATTCGCCTGTACCAGGGCCGGCCGGGCGAGATGATGCCGACGTTGGCCGGCGCCGTCGAGCGCCACCCCGAGATCCCGGCTTACCGGGCGGTGCTCGCCTTCTGCGCCGCCGAGGCCGGCGACCTCGACCAGGCCGATGACACGCTCCGCTGGTTCGACCGCACGGGGTACGCGAACCTCCCGACCGACACCAACCGATTCCTGGCGCTGGCGCTGCTCGGTCACGTCGCAGCGACCGTGCGCAACGAAGCGGCCGGTCGATCGTTGCGGGTGTTGCTCGAGCCGTACCGGGCGCACTGGGTGGTCCTCGCGTGCTACGGCGGTGGCGGCGCGTCATGGGGCCCGACCGCCCACGTCCTCGCCCGGCTCGCCGACCTCGCCGGCGACCGGTCGACCGCCGAAGCGGAGTTCGAACGGGCCCTCGCCGAGGCCCGTGACGCACCGCCGGCGCTCGCCCGGATCGAGCAGGATCGCCTGCGGTTCACCGAACCGGCTGCGGCAACGACAACAGCCCGCCAGCAACGCTGA